A stretch of Bos taurus isolate L1 Dominette 01449 registration number 42190680 breed Hereford chromosome 5, ARS-UCD2.0, whole genome shotgun sequence DNA encodes these proteins:
- the DUSP6 gene encoding dual specificity protein phosphatase 6 isoform X1, with amino-acid sequence MIDTLRPVPFASEMAISKTVAWLNEQLELGNERLLLMDCRPQELYESSHIESAINVAIPGIMLRRLQKGSLPVRALFTRGEDRDRFTRRCGTDTVVLYDESSSDWNENTGGESVLGLLLKKLKDEGCRAFYLEGGFSKFQAEFALHCETNLDGSCSSSSPPLPVLGLGGLRISSDSSSDIESDLDRDPNSATDSDGSPLSNSQPSFPVEILPFLYLGCAKDSTNLDVLEEFGIKYILNVTPNLPNLFENAGEFKYKQIPISDHWSQNLSQFFPEAISFIDEARGKNCGVLVHCLAGISRSVTVTVAYLMQKLNLSMNDAYDIVKMKKSNISPNFNFMGQLLDFERTLGLSSPCDNRVPTQQLYFTTPSNQNVYQVDSLQST; translated from the exons ATGATAGATACGCTCAGACCCGTGCCCTTCGCGTCGGAAATGGCGATCAGCAAGACGGTGGCGTGGCTCAACGAGCAGCTGGAGCTGGGCAACGAGCGGCTGCTGTTGATGGACTGCCGGCCGCAGGAGCTGTACGAGTCGTCCCACATCGAGTCCGCCATCAACGTGGCCATTCCAGGGATCATGCTGCGGCGCCTGCAGAAGGGCAGCCTGCCGGTGCGCGCGCTATTCACGCGCGGCGAGGACCGGGACCGCTTCACCCGGCGCTGCGGCACCGATACCGTGGTGCTCTACGATGAGAGCAGCAGCGACTGGAACGAGAATACGGGCGGCGAGTCGGTGCTCGGGCTGCTGCTCAAGAAGCTCAAGGACGAGGGATGCCGGGCGTTCTACCTGGAAG GTGGTTTCAGTAAGTTCCAAGCCGAGTTCGCCCTGCACTGCGAGACCAATCTAGACGGCTCGTGTAGCAGCAGCTCGCCACCGTTGCCAGTGCTGGGGCTCGGGGGCCTGCGGATCAGCTCCGACTCCTCCTCGGACATTGAGTCTGACCTTGACCGAGACCCCAATAGTGCAACGGACTCGGATGGCAGCCCGCTGTCCAACAGTCAGCCTTCTTTCCCTGTGGAGATCTTGCCCTTCCTCTATTTGGGCTGTGCCAAGGACTCCACCAACCTGGACGTGTTGGAGGAGTTTGGCATCAAGTACATATTGAACGTCACCCCCAACTTGCCGAATCTCTTTGAGAATGCAGGAGAGTTCAAATACAAGCAGATCCCCATCTCGGATCACTGGAGCCAAAACCTGTCCCAGTTTTTCCCTGAGGCCATTTCTTTCATAG ATGAAGCCCGGGGCAAAAACTGTGGCGTCCTGGTGCATTGCTTAGCTGGCATCAGCCGCTCGGTCACTGTGACTGTGGCTTACCTTATGCAGAAGCTCAATCTGTCGATGAACGATGCTTATGACATTGTGAAGATGAAGAAATCCAACATCTCCCCCAACTTCAACTTCATGGGCCAGCTGCTGGACTTCGAGAGGACGCTGGGACTGAGCAGCCCCTGTGACAACCGCGTCCCCACACAGCAGCTCTATTTCACCACCCCCTCCAACCAGAATGTCTACCAGGTGGACTCTCTGCAATCCACGTGA